In Terriglobia bacterium, the following proteins share a genomic window:
- the gabT gene encoding 4-aminobutyrate--2-oxoglutarate transaminase has product MSTIQLRTEIPGPRSRALMERRTAAVPRGAFHATPVFVARAEGAVLEDVDGNRFLDFAGGIGCLNMGHRAPRVLAALREQMEKFLHVCFSVTPYESYIELAEKLNARTPGKFAKKTFLVNSGAEGVENAVKIARAHTKRPAVICFEDAFHGRTLLTMSLTSKTHPYKAGFEPFASDIYRIPYAYCYRCSYGLKYPGCAAACAQHLEDTFKRVVAAESVAAVIVEPVLGEGGFIAPPREFFRVLQEICRKHGIVFIADEVQSGFGRTGTFFASEQLGIEPDLLVSAKSLGGGLPIGGVTGRAEIMDAPGVGGLGGTFSGNSLACAAALASMEILENEGLLQRSQAIGKRFEERARGWQKKWPLVGDVRGLGGMCAIELVRNAETREPADAETKEVAQYCYEHGLITITAGSYSNVMRILVPLVVSDAQLDEGLGVLEAALAAVAERKSAALSRA; this is encoded by the coding sequence ATGAGCACCATACAGCTACGCACGGAAATTCCCGGGCCGCGCTCGCGCGCCCTGATGGAGCGGCGCACCGCGGCGGTGCCGCGCGGGGCGTTTCACGCCACGCCAGTCTTCGTGGCGCGCGCGGAAGGCGCGGTGCTCGAGGACGTGGACGGCAACCGCTTTCTGGATTTCGCCGGCGGCATCGGCTGCCTGAACATGGGGCACCGCGCGCCGCGGGTGCTGGCGGCGCTGCGCGAGCAGATGGAAAAATTTCTGCACGTGTGCTTCAGCGTGACGCCGTACGAGAGCTACATCGAACTCGCCGAGAAGCTGAACGCGCGGACGCCGGGCAAGTTCGCGAAGAAGACGTTCCTGGTGAACAGCGGCGCGGAGGGCGTCGAGAACGCCGTCAAGATCGCCCGTGCGCACACCAAACGGCCCGCGGTGATCTGCTTCGAGGACGCCTTTCACGGGCGGACGCTGCTGACCATGTCGCTGACCAGCAAGACGCATCCGTACAAGGCGGGGTTCGAGCCGTTCGCCAGCGACATCTACCGGATTCCCTACGCCTACTGCTACCGCTGCTCCTATGGCTTGAAATATCCCGGATGCGCGGCGGCCTGCGCGCAGCACCTGGAGGACACCTTCAAGCGCGTGGTGGCGGCGGAATCGGTGGCCGCGGTCATCGTCGAGCCGGTGCTCGGCGAAGGGGGCTTCATCGCGCCGCCCAGGGAGTTCTTCCGGGTGCTACAGGAGATCTGCCGGAAGCACGGAATCGTTTTTATCGCCGACGAAGTGCAGTCGGGCTTCGGGCGCACGGGCACGTTCTTCGCCAGCGAACAGTTGGGCATCGAGCCGGACCTGCTGGTGAGCGCGAAGTCGCTGGGCGGCGGGCTGCCGATCGGCGGGGTCACGGGGCGCGCGGAGATCATGGACGCTCCGGGCGTGGGCGGGCTGGGCGGGACGTTCTCCGGCAATTCGCTGGCTTGCGCGGCGGCGCTGGCGAGCATGGAGATCCTCGAGAACGAAGGGCTGCTGCAACGCTCGCAGGCCATCGGCAAGCGTTTCGAAGAACGCGCCCGCGGCTGGCAGAAGAAGTGGCCGCTGGTGGGCGACGTGCGCGGGCTCGGCGGGATGTGCGCCATCGAGCTGGTGCGCAACGCGGAGACGCGCGAGCCGGCCGATGCGGAGACCAAGGAAGTCGCGCAGTATTGCTACGAGCACGGCCTGATCACCATCACCGCCGGGAGCTACAGCAACGTGATGCGCATCCTCGTGCCGCTGGTGGTCAGCGACGCGCAGCTCGACGAAGGCCTCGGGGTGCTCGAAGCCGCGCTGGCCGCCGTAGCCGAGCGCAAGAGCGCCGCTCTCTCCCGCGCCTAG
- a CDS encoding aldehyde dehydrogenase family protein, which produces MAGSGKNDVRSYRNFINGQWVGGTADETFPVYDPSTEEVIARVAVASSASVDRAVNAARTAFETGPWPQTTPQDRGRLLFKLADKIRQNAALLAELEARNTGKPIVEAEYDIADTATCFEYYGGLANKIMGQVLPVPANALSFTMKEPVGVAGQIIPWNYPLMMAAWKLAPALAAGCTCVLKPAEQTPITAMEMAGWFEEIGLPPGVVNIINGMGETTGAALVAHPGVDKIAFTGSAAVGKLIVKSAADTLKRVTLELGGKSPNIFFTDADWEAAVDGALFGVFINQGEVCSAGSRILVEKKIYAQFVEAMVEKAKRIKLGAPLERDTKMGPLVSQEQYDRVSSYLEIGKKEARVAIGGGRAKQFGKGYYVEPTIFCDVNNNARIAREEIFGPVATVIPFDGETDAIRIANDTPYGLAAAVWTRDIYKAFRVVKAVRAGIVWVNHMQPTYVEAPWGGYKQSGFGRELGPWGMEEYLETKQVFVNLDETPIGWY; this is translated from the coding sequence ATGGCAGGAAGCGGCAAGAACGATGTTCGCAGCTACCGGAACTTCATCAATGGACAGTGGGTGGGCGGCACCGCGGACGAGACCTTTCCGGTCTATGACCCGTCGACCGAAGAGGTGATCGCGCGGGTGGCTGTGGCCAGCAGCGCGAGCGTGGACCGTGCGGTGAACGCGGCGCGCACCGCGTTCGAGACCGGCCCCTGGCCGCAGACCACGCCGCAGGACCGCGGGCGGCTGCTCTTCAAGCTGGCCGACAAGATCCGGCAGAACGCGGCCCTGCTCGCGGAGCTGGAGGCGCGCAACACCGGCAAGCCGATCGTCGAAGCGGAATATGACATCGCCGACACGGCCACTTGTTTCGAGTATTACGGCGGGCTGGCCAACAAGATCATGGGCCAGGTGCTGCCGGTTCCGGCGAACGCGCTGAGCTTCACGATGAAGGAGCCGGTGGGCGTCGCCGGGCAGATCATTCCGTGGAACTACCCGCTGATGATGGCGGCGTGGAAGCTGGCGCCGGCGCTGGCCGCGGGCTGCACCTGCGTGCTGAAGCCCGCGGAGCAGACGCCGATTACGGCGATGGAAATGGCCGGGTGGTTCGAGGAGATCGGGCTGCCGCCGGGCGTGGTGAATATTATCAACGGGATGGGGGAGACGACCGGGGCGGCGCTGGTGGCGCATCCGGGGGTGGACAAGATCGCCTTCACGGGGAGCGCGGCGGTGGGCAAGCTCATCGTCAAGAGCGCGGCGGACACGCTGAAGCGGGTGACGCTGGAACTGGGCGGGAAGTCGCCGAACATTTTCTTCACCGACGCCGACTGGGAAGCGGCGGTGGACGGCGCGCTGTTCGGGGTATTCATCAACCAGGGCGAGGTGTGCTCCGCGGGCAGCCGCATCCTGGTGGAGAAGAAGATCTATGCGCAGTTCGTCGAGGCCATGGTGGAGAAGGCCAAGCGCATCAAGCTGGGCGCGCCGCTGGAGCGGGACACCAAGATGGGCCCGCTGGTCAGCCAGGAGCAGTACGACCGCGTCAGCTCCTACCTGGAGATCGGCAAGAAGGAAGCCCGGGTGGCCATCGGGGGAGGGCGGGCCAAGCAGTTCGGCAAGGGCTACTACGTGGAGCCGACGATTTTCTGCGACGTGAACAACAACGCCCGGATCGCCCGCGAAGAGATTTTCGGGCCGGTGGCCACGGTGATCCCGTTCGACGGCGAGACGGACGCCATCCGCATCGCCAACGACACGCCTTACGGGTTGGCCGCGGCGGTGTGGACGCGGGACATCTATAAGGCCTTCCGGGTGGTGAAGGCGGTGCGCGCGGGCATCGTGTGGGTCAACCACATGCAGCCGACTTACGTGGAAGCGCCGTGGGGCGGCTACAAGCAGTCCGGCTTCGGCCGCGAACTGGGTCCCTGGGGCATGGAAGAATACCTGGAAACCAAGCAGGTGTTCGTCAATCTGGACGAGACACCGATCGGGTGGTACTGA
- a CDS encoding APC family permease, whose protein sequence is MANEVTSAESQPHLRRVLGRGDLVLLFVVAVFNLNVLPSIAANGGVTVWLWIISLLLFFWPQGIAVIELGHRYPGEGGVYLWAKEVFGDFHGFLSGWCYWTNNMMYVPTVMLYFVGVSVFVFGSGHQGLADNKAFALGASVALLAVLVVLNIVGLGVGKWINNLGGIGSTIAAGLLIGLGIIVCLKFGVHISAADFRIPDNPRFVLNSFGVICFGLVGLELASVMGDEIEDPRRTLPGAVAWGGVLSGILYIGATLTLLVAVSRDEISVLQGIVQAVSHMAYRVGVSWIVAPFALMLSISIAGIGSAWLGGSARIPFVAGLDSYMPAWLGKVHAKYGTPYAALIVHAAVSLILVVLNFVLAGSSVQESFQRLLSLAVVLQLIPFLYMFGALLKIAWREPVATGYYSRTTLFLAGASGLLTTTLGIVLVFFPAAQITSIVSYEVWMAGGTLFFIGLAAFFFFVYGRRKAAKAAASWPAG, encoded by the coding sequence ATGGCAAACGAGGTCACATCGGCAGAGTCACAGCCGCATCTGCGGCGCGTGCTCGGACGGGGTGACCTGGTTCTGCTTTTCGTGGTCGCCGTCTTCAACCTGAACGTCCTGCCTTCGATTGCCGCCAACGGCGGAGTCACGGTCTGGCTGTGGATCATTTCGCTGTTGCTTTTCTTCTGGCCGCAAGGCATTGCGGTGATCGAGCTGGGGCACCGGTATCCCGGGGAAGGCGGCGTCTACCTGTGGGCCAAGGAGGTCTTCGGCGATTTCCACGGATTTCTTTCCGGGTGGTGCTACTGGACGAACAACATGATGTACGTGCCGACGGTGATGCTGTACTTCGTCGGAGTATCGGTCTTCGTATTCGGCAGCGGGCATCAGGGGCTGGCGGACAACAAGGCGTTTGCGCTGGGCGCGTCGGTGGCGTTGCTGGCGGTCCTGGTGGTGCTGAATATCGTGGGCCTGGGAGTGGGGAAGTGGATCAACAACCTGGGCGGGATTGGGTCGACGATAGCGGCCGGCCTGCTGATCGGGCTGGGCATCATCGTCTGCCTGAAATTCGGCGTGCATATTTCCGCCGCGGACTTCCGCATTCCGGACAACCCGCGCTTCGTGTTGAATTCCTTCGGAGTGATCTGCTTCGGGCTGGTGGGGCTGGAGCTGGCTTCGGTGATGGGCGATGAGATCGAGGATCCCCGGCGCACGCTGCCGGGAGCGGTGGCCTGGGGCGGCGTGCTCTCGGGGATTCTGTACATCGGGGCGACGCTGACGCTGCTGGTGGCGGTGAGCCGCGACGAGATCAGCGTGCTGCAGGGGATCGTGCAGGCGGTGAGCCACATGGCCTACCGCGTCGGGGTAAGCTGGATCGTGGCGCCATTTGCGCTGATGCTGAGCATTTCCATCGCGGGAATCGGCTCGGCGTGGCTGGGGGGCTCGGCGCGGATTCCGTTTGTCGCGGGGCTCGATTCCTACATGCCCGCGTGGCTGGGGAAAGTGCATGCGAAGTACGGCACGCCGTATGCGGCGCTAATCGTGCACGCGGCGGTGTCGCTGATTCTGGTGGTGCTGAATTTCGTGCTGGCGGGCTCGAGCGTGCAGGAATCGTTTCAGCGGCTGCTGTCTCTGGCGGTGGTGCTGCAGCTGATTCCGTTTCTGTACATGTTCGGGGCCCTGTTGAAGATCGCCTGGCGCGAGCCCGTGGCCACGGGGTATTACAGCCGCACGACGCTGTTTCTGGCGGGAGCGAGCGGGCTGCTCACCACCACTCTGGGAATCGTGCTGGTATTCTTTCCCGCCGCACAGATCACCTCCATCGTCTCCTACGAGGTGTGGATGGCCGGCGGAACCCTCTTTTTTATCGGCTTGGCGGCCTTTTTCTTTTTTGTGTACGGGCGGCGCAAGGCGGCCAAGGCCGCGGCTTCTTGGCCGGCGGGCTAG
- a CDS encoding glutamate-1-semialdehyde 2,1-aminomutase, with protein MHDALQKEIAAYEKRTPKSAASHTRALKRIPLGVASNYRAYDPYPLFVKEAQGSKIRDIDGNEYIDHNLCFGTLMAGHSHPAVVKAVEQRLHHGTAYGMPHDMEWELAEEICGRFPVEMVRFGSSGTEATMHACRIARAATGRDKILKFEGAYHGLHDTALVSVKPKPEEYGDEEAPNSIPGGLGVPQASIANVVVASFNNLASVERRFRENPGQIAAIILEPILMNVGLCMPQPGFLQGLREITTKHGALLIFDEVKTGAKLGWGGACEYFGVKPDIICLAKSIGGGLPLAAFGTSREVMSLISDHKVFHGGTYNTNPISMAAGLATFRSVLTRENYAHTDKLSKKLAEGYRKTIAKAGLQAYVASAGVNGALMLYPKEIRNYRDWTLIDIDLWRQYWFGMVNRGVLAQPYWWDEQWTVSVQHTEADIDKHIAAFEEVAPGLAKAQQERGPVTVAAGH; from the coding sequence ATGCACGACGCACTGCAAAAGGAAATCGCGGCCTACGAAAAGCGCACGCCGAAATCGGCGGCCTCGCATACCCGGGCGCTGAAGCGTATCCCCCTGGGCGTGGCCAGCAACTACCGGGCCTACGACCCCTACCCGCTGTTCGTGAAGGAAGCGCAAGGCAGCAAGATCCGGGACATTGACGGCAACGAGTACATCGACCACAACCTGTGCTTCGGCACGCTGATGGCCGGGCACTCGCATCCGGCGGTGGTCAAGGCGGTGGAGCAGCGGCTGCACCACGGCACGGCCTACGGCATGCCGCACGACATGGAGTGGGAGCTGGCGGAAGAGATCTGCGGGCGCTTTCCGGTGGAGATGGTGCGCTTCGGCTCGAGCGGGACCGAAGCGACGATGCACGCCTGCCGCATCGCGCGCGCCGCGACGGGCCGCGACAAGATTCTGAAGTTCGAAGGGGCCTACCACGGGCTGCATGACACGGCGCTGGTCAGCGTGAAGCCCAAGCCGGAAGAGTACGGCGACGAGGAAGCGCCGAATTCCATTCCCGGCGGGCTGGGCGTGCCCCAGGCAAGCATCGCCAACGTGGTCGTCGCCAGCTTCAACAACCTGGCGAGCGTGGAGCGGCGCTTCCGGGAGAATCCCGGGCAGATCGCGGCGATCATTCTCGAGCCGATTTTGATGAACGTGGGGCTGTGCATGCCGCAGCCGGGCTTCCTGCAGGGGCTGCGCGAAATCACCACGAAACACGGCGCGCTGCTGATCTTCGACGAGGTGAAGACGGGAGCGAAGCTGGGCTGGGGCGGCGCCTGCGAATATTTCGGCGTGAAGCCGGACATCATCTGCCTGGCGAAGTCGATCGGCGGCGGGCTGCCGCTGGCGGCCTTCGGAACGAGCCGCGAAGTGATGTCGCTGATCTCGGACCACAAGGTCTTTCACGGCGGAACGTACAACACCAATCCGATCTCCATGGCTGCGGGGCTGGCGACGTTCCGTTCGGTGCTCACGCGCGAAAACTACGCGCACACGGACAAGCTGAGCAAGAAACTGGCCGAGGGCTACCGCAAGACGATTGCCAAGGCGGGCCTGCAGGCTTACGTGGCCAGCGCCGGGGTCAACGGCGCGCTGATGCTGTATCCGAAAGAGATCCGCAACTACCGGGACTGGACGCTGATCGACATCGACCTGTGGCGGCAGTACTGGTTCGGGATGGTCAACCGCGGTGTTCTGGCCCAGCCCTACTGGTGGGACGAGCAGTGGACCGTTTCCGTGCAGCACACCGAGGCGGACATCGACAAACACATCGCGGCGTTCGAAGAGGTCGCCCCTGGGCTGGCGAAGGCCCAGCAGGAACGCGGCCCGGTCACCGTCGCCGCGGGCCACTAA
- a CDS encoding carboxypeptidase regulatory-like domain-containing protein: MSSLNKIFGHAARRAASAPIFLLLVALLAPSLAHAQGTGGRIRGTVLDSSGGSVTAATVILTNEATGAKRDAQSSGTGEYMFLEVPVGSYQVEVQMAGFKKYLRKGIVLQLNEVLTLDITLQVGAAAETVEVTGAPPLVDTTSTQLGAVVNERSVSQLPLAQRDTYQLLSLQPGVQSQLGVDNVFGSDKAGVVSVNGGRGRDNNFMVNGGDGNDQFANLPAIQPSPDAIGEFRVLTNTFDAEYGRNSGAVINVVTKSGTNDWHGNVYDYFRNQNLNAKGFFDSSKLDYLQNQFGATFGGPVKKDRSFFFASYEGNRLRKGTSSDTVTVPTADERAGNFSAGSPFAGVLTDANLATVLAGRSTCQADINTQHGGSFPIVAGVNYAGTYDPITNALLTPGLFTDTVTPGGRDNIIPVSCMDPLAQDLMTLVPSANRPDGTWQGVPLGHERSNQFTLKFDHTLTKTQDLMGYYYFTQHYLAKPFARFQAGGSNLPGFGDLTDERTQQIVVKHSWRLGSTAVNELKFTFMREGQGTYLHPQNTSLVGNSCPGIVASNCFIDPNNPNNTNNTGLGVYPNLGATHEGLPFVSISGGFSMGNNFEGELPQKGNTYQFTESYSKELGKHSLKFGGDFRIQQFDQRLYFDINGAFYIYGGGPNDPMYQNLFPNFLLGLNDNYIQGSAQDELVRSKAAYLFAQDSWKITNSLTLNYGVRWELNTPLTDKGKKVQTFHPGQSTTIYPCSIGVDNPLYALNGNSSDCGTAGVLPTGVVVPGDTGVPDGLTNTYYHAFAPRIGLAWSPEAREGVLGKLFGGPGKTSVRAGFGMFYNPIEQLVLEQFSAEPPFGGSSSIYNTMLSLPFQYQDGTSAPNPFNGILNPARGTPVDWSVFRPMLFYGQWPANMKAQYAEQYNLTIQREIAKDLVFQIGYVGRQGHRQLATRDLNPGNAQTCLDLQSLADSTGNADLSCGQFYADSSYSFTLPSGSVFHLPYVGGSTPGGPNIPCPLVNAPAACTVTGAALGTPITLVGLRPYSSPNCDPLSGGGCPIDNVPVISSIFSQDTIANSSYNSLQASLEKRFSHGVQFQASYTFGKSMDYASTFESLVDPYNMKRNRSLSIFDARHRFIFSFYWDLPVPKYQGFTGKMLNGWSLSGITTVQSGFPIRITSQDDQELQGSFDFEMPGQPNYAAGATFKATDPRTGACALGTGPYSGTSDPCQILPGYGFDPNTFTNGTVALGTIGNAPRTICCGPSAFNTDLGFQKQIPVNERVRFEFRGDFMNVFNHTQFFQPDGNITDGGDFGRVKRAREPRLVQFALKLYF; this comes from the coding sequence ATGAGTTCACTGAACAAAATTTTTGGTCACGCTGCGCGGCGGGCTGCGTCCGCGCCCATTTTTCTGTTATTGGTTGCGCTGCTGGCGCCGTCGCTGGCGCACGCGCAGGGCACGGGCGGGCGCATCCGCGGCACGGTGCTGGACTCCAGCGGCGGTTCGGTCACCGCAGCCACGGTTATTCTGACCAATGAGGCGACGGGGGCGAAGCGCGACGCGCAGAGCAGCGGCACGGGCGAGTACATGTTCCTGGAAGTGCCGGTGGGCAGCTACCAGGTGGAAGTGCAGATGGCGGGCTTCAAGAAGTATCTGCGCAAGGGCATCGTGCTGCAGTTGAACGAAGTGCTTACGCTGGACATCACCCTGCAGGTGGGCGCGGCGGCGGAAACGGTCGAAGTGACCGGCGCGCCCCCGCTAGTGGATACGACGTCGACGCAACTGGGCGCGGTCGTGAATGAGCGCTCGGTGAGCCAGCTCCCGCTGGCGCAGCGCGACACCTATCAATTGCTGTCGCTGCAGCCGGGCGTGCAGTCACAGCTGGGCGTGGACAACGTTTTTGGCAGCGACAAAGCCGGCGTGGTGAGCGTCAACGGCGGCCGCGGACGGGACAACAACTTCATGGTGAACGGCGGAGACGGCAACGACCAGTTCGCCAACCTGCCCGCCATTCAGCCTTCTCCGGACGCCATCGGTGAATTCCGCGTGCTCACCAACACGTTTGACGCCGAATACGGGCGCAACTCCGGTGCGGTGATCAACGTGGTGACCAAGTCCGGCACGAACGACTGGCACGGCAACGTGTACGACTACTTCCGCAACCAGAACCTGAACGCCAAAGGATTCTTCGACTCCAGCAAGCTGGACTATCTCCAGAATCAATTCGGGGCCACCTTTGGCGGGCCCGTGAAGAAAGACCGGTCGTTCTTCTTCGCGAGTTATGAAGGCAACCGCCTACGCAAGGGCACTTCCTCCGACACGGTGACAGTGCCAACGGCTGACGAGCGCGCCGGTAATTTTTCCGCGGGCTCCCCGTTTGCCGGTGTGCTGACCGACGCGAATCTTGCAACTGTGCTGGCTGGAAGGTCAACCTGTCAGGCGGACATCAATACGCAACATGGCGGCTCGTTCCCCATCGTGGCCGGGGTGAACTATGCCGGGACGTACGATCCGATTACCAATGCTTTGCTGACGCCGGGTCTGTTCACCGATACAGTAACGCCAGGCGGCCGGGACAACATCATTCCCGTGTCTTGCATGGACCCGCTGGCCCAGGATCTGATGACCTTGGTACCCTCCGCCAACCGTCCAGACGGCACCTGGCAGGGCGTGCCGCTGGGGCACGAGCGCAGCAATCAGTTCACTCTAAAATTTGACCATACCTTGACAAAGACCCAAGACCTGATGGGTTATTACTACTTCACCCAGCACTACCTGGCAAAACCCTTCGCCAGGTTCCAGGCCGGCGGTTCGAACCTTCCCGGCTTCGGAGACCTGACGGATGAGCGTACCCAGCAGATCGTGGTCAAGCACAGCTGGCGGCTGGGGAGCACCGCGGTCAACGAGCTGAAGTTTACGTTCATGCGGGAAGGACAGGGAACCTACTTGCATCCGCAGAACACCAGTCTTGTCGGGAATTCCTGCCCGGGGATCGTCGCTTCCAATTGCTTTATCGACCCGAACAATCCGAACAACACCAACAATACGGGCCTGGGCGTCTATCCCAATCTCGGCGCCACTCATGAAGGTCTGCCCTTTGTTTCCATTTCCGGCGGATTCTCCATGGGCAACAACTTCGAAGGCGAGCTCCCGCAAAAGGGCAACACCTACCAGTTCACCGAGAGCTACAGCAAGGAGCTCGGCAAGCACAGCCTGAAGTTCGGCGGCGATTTCCGCATTCAGCAGTTCGATCAGCGCCTCTATTTTGACATCAACGGCGCCTTCTATATCTATGGAGGCGGTCCGAACGACCCGATGTATCAGAACCTTTTCCCGAACTTCCTGCTGGGGCTCAACGACAACTACATTCAGGGTTCCGCGCAGGACGAACTGGTGCGCAGCAAAGCGGCTTACCTCTTTGCGCAGGACAGCTGGAAGATCACGAACAGTCTGACCTTGAACTACGGGGTACGCTGGGAACTGAATACCCCGCTAACGGATAAAGGCAAAAAGGTGCAGACCTTCCACCCCGGACAGAGCACCACGATCTATCCCTGCTCGATTGGCGTGGACAATCCGCTCTATGCCCTAAATGGGAACAGCTCCGACTGCGGAACGGCAGGCGTTCTTCCGACCGGAGTGGTTGTCCCAGGAGATACGGGCGTTCCGGACGGACTGACGAATACCTACTACCATGCCTTCGCGCCGCGCATCGGACTGGCCTGGAGCCCGGAAGCAAGAGAAGGCGTGCTGGGCAAGCTCTTTGGCGGACCGGGCAAGACCAGCGTGCGCGCTGGTTTCGGCATGTTCTATAACCCGATCGAACAGCTCGTTCTTGAACAGTTCAGCGCCGAGCCGCCGTTCGGCGGCAGTTCGAGCATTTATAACACCATGCTCAGCCTGCCGTTTCAGTATCAGGATGGCACGAGCGCTCCCAACCCCTTCAACGGCATCCTCAATCCGGCTCGCGGCACGCCCGTGGATTGGTCCGTTTTCCGGCCCATGCTTTTCTATGGGCAGTGGCCGGCGAACATGAAGGCGCAGTATGCCGAGCAGTACAACCTGACGATCCAGCGGGAGATCGCGAAGGATCTGGTCTTCCAGATCGGCTACGTCGGACGGCAGGGCCACCGGCAACTGGCGACGCGGGACCTGAATCCCGGCAACGCGCAAACCTGCCTGGACCTGCAGAGCCTCGCAGATTCGACGGGGAACGCGGATCTCTCTTGCGGGCAATTCTACGCCGACAGCTCCTATTCGTTCACTCTCCCGAGCGGCTCGGTTTTCCACCTGCCCTATGTGGGGGGTTCGACGCCGGGAGGCCCGAACATTCCCTGCCCCCTCGTGAACGCTCCGGCTGCGTGTACGGTGACCGGTGCGGCACTCGGTACTCCGATCACGCTCGTAGGGCTACGGCCGTACTCTTCGCCGAACTGCGACCCGCTGAGCGGCGGGGGCTGCCCGATTGACAATGTTCCGGTGATCAGCAGTATTTTCTCGCAGGACACAATTGCGAACTCTTCGTACAACTCGCTGCAGGCCAGCCTGGAAAAGCGATTCTCGCACGGGGTGCAGTTCCAGGCGTCGTACACCTTTGGAAAATCGATGGACTACGCGTCCACGTTCGAAAGCCTGGTGGATCCCTACAATATGAAGCGCAACCGCTCGCTTTCGATCTTCGATGCGCGGCACCGCTTCATCTTCAGCTTTTACTGGGATCTCCCTGTGCCCAAATACCAGGGGTTTACCGGCAAGATGCTGAACGGCTGGTCGCTTTCCGGCATCACGACGGTGCAGTCGGGATTCCCCATCCGCATCACGTCGCAGGATGATCAGGAGTTGCAGGGGAGCTTCGACTTCGAAATGCCGGGCCAGCCGAACTATGCTGCGGGAGCCACGTTCAAGGCTACGGACCCGCGCACCGGCGCTTGCGCGCTGGGCACGGGACCGTACTCCGGCACCAGTGATCCTTGTCAAATACTTCCTGGTTATGGGTTCGACCCCAATACCTTCACCAATGGCACCGTGGCCCTTGGCACCATCGGCAACGCTCCGCGGACGATTTGCTGCGGGCCGAGCGCCTTCAACACCGACCTGGGATTCCAGAAGCAAATCCCGGTAAATGAGCGCGTGCGGTTCGAATTCCGCGGCGACTTCATGAACGTATTCAATCACACGCAGTTCTTCCAGCCGGACGGCAACATTACCGATGGAGGAGATTTCGGCCGTGTGAAGCGCGCACGTGAACCGCGGCTGGTGCAGTTCGCGCTGAAGCTGTACTTCTAA
- a CDS encoding cupin domain-containing protein translates to MPLSSTKNSRNPKRAAAHGKPLRISAVAKRVGISSSALRAWEALGLIAPRRTRSKYRLYSERDVRLLQRAIFLRRARGLNPAAIVHVLKRQGVVTAPAGSAALPGPRFRRLRTRRGLSLAQVARATGVSAGFLSALERGQMRASVSTLRRIARFYRTNILSLFEPVGDNPRLVRPAQRKVLETAPGVRMELLAWGNTAMEPHLFRLKPGGGSGESYAHEGEEFLHILKGQLEIWLNEHEHYRLRPGDSLYFESATPHRWKNPGKRETMLLWINTPPTF, encoded by the coding sequence ATGCCGCTGTCAAGCACAAAGAATTCGCGGAACCCCAAGCGCGCCGCCGCCCACGGAAAGCCTCTGCGCATCAGCGCCGTCGCCAAACGTGTGGGCATTTCCTCTTCCGCCCTGCGCGCCTGGGAAGCCCTGGGCCTCATCGCTCCGCGGCGCACCCGGAGCAAGTACCGCCTCTACTCCGAGCGCGACGTGCGCCTCCTGCAGCGCGCCATCTTTCTCCGCCGCGCTCGCGGCCTCAACCCCGCCGCCATCGTCCACGTCCTCAAGCGCCAGGGCGTGGTCACCGCCCCCGCCGGCAGCGCCGCCCTTCCCGGCCCGCGCTTCCGCCGCCTGCGCACCCGCCGCGGCCTCTCCCTGGCCCAGGTGGCCCGCGCCACCGGAGTTTCCGCGGGCTTTCTCAGCGCCCTCGAACGCGGCCAGATGCGCGCCTCGGTTTCCACCCTGCGCCGCATCGCCCGCTTCTACCGCACCAACATCCTTTCCCTCTTCGAGCCCGTTGGCGACAATCCCCGCCTGGTGCGCCCCGCGCAGCGCAAAGTTCTGGAGACCGCTCCCGGCGTGCGCATGGAGCTTCTCGCCTGGGGCAACACCGCCATGGAGCCGCACCTCTTCCGCCTTAAGCCCGGCGGCGGCAGCGGCGAATCCTATGCCCACGAAGGCGAAGAGTTCTTGCACATTCTCAAGGGCCAACTGGAAATCTGGCTCAACGAGCACGAGCACTACCGCCTGCGGCCCGGCGACAGCCTCTATTTCGAGAGCGCCACGCCGCACCGCTGGAAAAATCCCGGCAAGCGCGAGACCATGCTGCTCTGGATCAATACGCCGCCCACGTTCTGA